Proteins encoded in a region of the Benincasa hispida cultivar B227 chromosome 2, ASM972705v1, whole genome shotgun sequence genome:
- the LOC120071348 gene encoding fe-S cluster assembly factor HCF101, chloroplastic isoform X2: MSTEMAETDVLKALSQIIDPDFGTDIVSCGFVKDLHIDEAIGEVSFRLELTTPACPVKDLFEQRANEVVAALPWVKNVKVTMSAQPAKPIYAGELPPGLQRISNIVAVSSCKGGVGKSTVAVNLAYTLAGMGARVGIFDADVYGPSLPTMVSPENRLLEMNPETRTILPTEYLGVKLVSFGFAGQGRAIMRGPMVSGVITQLLTTAEWGELDYLVIDMPPGTGDIQLTLCQVAPLTAAVIVTTPQKLAFIDVAKGVRMFSKLKVPCVAVVENMCHFDADGKRYYPFGRGSGSQVVQQFGIPHLFDLPIRPTLSASGDSGIPEAVADPQGEVAKTFQDLGVCVVQQCAKIRQQVSTAVTYDRTIRAIRVKVPDSDEEFLLHPATVRRNDRSAQSVDEWTGEQKLQYTDIPEDIQPEEIKPMGNYAVTITWPDGFNQIAPYDQLQMMERLVDVPQLTPAQAV, translated from the exons ATGTCCACTGAGATGGCTGAGACGGATGTGTTAAAAGCCTTGTCACAAATTATCGACCCAGATTTTGGAACAGATATTGTCTCATGTGGTTTCGTGAAAGATCTTCACATTGATGAGGCTATAGGAGAG GTTTCTTTCCGGTTAGAACTCACTACACCAGCATGTCCAGTCAAGGACCTG TTTGAACAGAGGGCTAATGAGGTAGTAGCAGCACTTCCTTGGGTTAAAAATGTGAAAGTGACAATGTCAGCACAACCAGCAAAGCCTATTTATGCTGGGGAACTTCCACCTGGGTTGCAGAGAATCTCAAACATTGTGGCAGTTTCGAGTTGCAAG GGAGGTGTAGGGAAATCAACTGTAGCTGTAAATCTGGCTTATACTTTGGCTGGTATGGGTGCTAGAGTTGGTATTTTTGATGCTGATGTTTACGGACCAAGTTTGCCCACTATGGTTTCCCCTGAAAACAGACTGCTAGAAATG AATCCAGAGACGAGAACCATTCTTCCAACTGAATACTTGGGAGTCAAGTTGGTATCTTTTGGATTTGCAGGACAGGGTCGTGCCATAATGCGAGGTCCAATGGTTTCTGGTGTCATTACCCAGCTACTGACTACTGCTGAATG GGGTGAGTTGGATTACCTAGTTATTGATATGCCCCCTGGAACCGGTGACATTCAACTCACTCTTTGTCAg GTGGCCCCATTAACTGCTGCTGTTATTGTAACCACACCACAAAAATTAGCATTCATTGATGTTGCTAAAGGAGTTCGCATGTTTTCAAAACTGAAG GTGCCCTGTGTGGCCGTGGTTGAGAACATGTGCCACTTTGATGCTGACGGAAAACGTTATTATCCATTTGGCAGAGGTTCAGGTTCTCAG GTTGTCCAGCAGTTTGGAATTCCTCACTTGTTTGATCTTCCTATTAGACCAACT CTATCAGCATCAGGAGATAGTGGGATACCTGAAGCGGTGGCTGATCCTCAAGGTGAAGTCGCCAAGACATTTCAGGATCTTGGGGTCTGTGTTGTGCAACAGTGTGCCAAGATCCGGCAACAAG TATCAACAGCTGTTACTTATGATAGAACGATCCGAGCAATCAGGGTGAAGGTACCTGATTCTGATGAAGAATTCCTTTTGCATCCTGCAACCGTGAGACGAAATGACCGCTCTGCCCAGAGTGTG GACGAATGGACAGGTGAGCAAAAACTGCAATACACTGATATTCCGGAAGATATACAACCTGAGGAAATCAAGCCCATGGGGAACTATGCTGTGACAATTACCTGGCCTGATGGATTTAATCAG ATTGCTCCCTATGATCAACTGCAAATGATGGAGAGGTTAGTTGATGTTCCTCAGCTAACTCCAGCACAG GCAGTGTAG
- the LOC120071348 gene encoding fe-S cluster assembly factor HCF101, chloroplastic isoform X1, whose amino-acid sequence MLLHTPSSPCLSFKIIKAQSKPDNVLLVSAFKSLVQNQRIDRSISVLRGNSIPSSFTRNAASTEAGASVMSTEMAETDVLKALSQIIDPDFGTDIVSCGFVKDLHIDEAIGEVSFRLELTTPACPVKDLFEQRANEVVAALPWVKNVKVTMSAQPAKPIYAGELPPGLQRISNIVAVSSCKGGVGKSTVAVNLAYTLAGMGARVGIFDADVYGPSLPTMVSPENRLLEMNPETRTILPTEYLGVKLVSFGFAGQGRAIMRGPMVSGVITQLLTTAEWGELDYLVIDMPPGTGDIQLTLCQVAPLTAAVIVTTPQKLAFIDVAKGVRMFSKLKVPCVAVVENMCHFDADGKRYYPFGRGSGSQVVQQFGIPHLFDLPIRPTLSASGDSGIPEAVADPQGEVAKTFQDLGVCVVQQCAKIRQQVSTAVTYDRTIRAIRVKVPDSDEEFLLHPATVRRNDRSAQSVDEWTGEQKLQYTDIPEDIQPEEIKPMGNYAVTITWPDGFNQIAPYDQLQMMERLVDVPQLTPAQAV is encoded by the exons ATGCTTCTCCATACTCCATCCTCGCCATGTCTCTCATTCAAGATTATCAAGGCACAATCAAAACCAG ATAATGTTCTGCTTGTCTCGGCTTTCAAGTCTTTGGTTCAGAACCAAAGAATTGATAGGTCGATTTCTGTATTACGTGGAAACTCCATTCCGAGTTCATTCACTAGAAATGCTGCTTCTACTGAAG CTGGTGCTTCTGTAATGTCCACTGAGATGGCTGAGACGGATGTGTTAAAAGCCTTGTCACAAATTATCGACCCAGATTTTGGAACAGATATTGTCTCATGTGGTTTCGTGAAAGATCTTCACATTGATGAGGCTATAGGAGAG GTTTCTTTCCGGTTAGAACTCACTACACCAGCATGTCCAGTCAAGGACCTG TTTGAACAGAGGGCTAATGAGGTAGTAGCAGCACTTCCTTGGGTTAAAAATGTGAAAGTGACAATGTCAGCACAACCAGCAAAGCCTATTTATGCTGGGGAACTTCCACCTGGGTTGCAGAGAATCTCAAACATTGTGGCAGTTTCGAGTTGCAAG GGAGGTGTAGGGAAATCAACTGTAGCTGTAAATCTGGCTTATACTTTGGCTGGTATGGGTGCTAGAGTTGGTATTTTTGATGCTGATGTTTACGGACCAAGTTTGCCCACTATGGTTTCCCCTGAAAACAGACTGCTAGAAATG AATCCAGAGACGAGAACCATTCTTCCAACTGAATACTTGGGAGTCAAGTTGGTATCTTTTGGATTTGCAGGACAGGGTCGTGCCATAATGCGAGGTCCAATGGTTTCTGGTGTCATTACCCAGCTACTGACTACTGCTGAATG GGGTGAGTTGGATTACCTAGTTATTGATATGCCCCCTGGAACCGGTGACATTCAACTCACTCTTTGTCAg GTGGCCCCATTAACTGCTGCTGTTATTGTAACCACACCACAAAAATTAGCATTCATTGATGTTGCTAAAGGAGTTCGCATGTTTTCAAAACTGAAG GTGCCCTGTGTGGCCGTGGTTGAGAACATGTGCCACTTTGATGCTGACGGAAAACGTTATTATCCATTTGGCAGAGGTTCAGGTTCTCAG GTTGTCCAGCAGTTTGGAATTCCTCACTTGTTTGATCTTCCTATTAGACCAACT CTATCAGCATCAGGAGATAGTGGGATACCTGAAGCGGTGGCTGATCCTCAAGGTGAAGTCGCCAAGACATTTCAGGATCTTGGGGTCTGTGTTGTGCAACAGTGTGCCAAGATCCGGCAACAAG TATCAACAGCTGTTACTTATGATAGAACGATCCGAGCAATCAGGGTGAAGGTACCTGATTCTGATGAAGAATTCCTTTTGCATCCTGCAACCGTGAGACGAAATGACCGCTCTGCCCAGAGTGTG GACGAATGGACAGGTGAGCAAAAACTGCAATACACTGATATTCCGGAAGATATACAACCTGAGGAAATCAAGCCCATGGGGAACTATGCTGTGACAATTACCTGGCCTGATGGATTTAATCAG ATTGCTCCCTATGATCAACTGCAAATGATGGAGAGGTTAGTTGATGTTCCTCAGCTAACTCCAGCACAG GCAGTGTAG